The sequence tcccagtcagggcacatgaccagattgtgggctcgatacccagtgtggggagtgcaggaggcagctgatcaatgattctctctcatcattgatatttctatctatctctccctttcctttgctctctaaaatcaagaaaaatgtattttaaaaaattattttgcaactATAAATTTTCATATGTGAATGTGTATGGGAGTTCTTGCTGCTTTTCTAAACAAACACCATGGACTCTTGGTGGAGATCTCAAGTCACATAAAGGCCACTGGATTAAATGTTCCTTAAGTATTTTTTCCATACTTCTTTCTTTAAGAattaagacatattttaaaaatcacattattttaaaattcaaaatgatcTGGAAAGAAGCAGAGAGTTTAGCTCTGGCCCCTGTTGTTTTCTCTTGCCTGAAAATACCTTTAACTATTTTGTTCTCTGCTGTGCAGATATGACCGTTGGTCAGCTCGCACTCACCATCATGGCCCTCACCTCCTCCTGCCGGGACCCTGGGAATAAAGTTTCCACTCTACAGAGACAAATGGAGACCTGGGCACCTTCAAGTAAGACCTTGTCGGAAGGGAGTGGAGGGTGAGGCAAATGGTCCTTCCTGAGAATTTTACACCTAGAAAGAAACGGGTAGGAGAGTGGGAAGTTAGGAAAGAGACAAGGTATCTCCACTCAGGTTCCCTCTGCTAATTCCATAGATGAGTTACTCACTTCCAATCCAAAATGAACCAGAAAAGACCAGTAGCCCAGGGCCACAGCCTTACCATGCCGTCACCTGGAAGGAGACAGCACCAACGCTTGTCATTCCATTCTCATGCCAGAGAAATATAGATGGGATCTTTAGCCAATATGGTATCTTTCTTTTTGGACAGGTTTTCTAGCAATGTCTATTTAAAAGGTTTGGCATTTCTTATCTCACAAATGTCCTCGTTGTGGTGAATGTTAGTCTTATGTAGGCCCTCTATCCTCTCCCAAGGCCCCAACGCTGAGGCTTCAAGCTTCTATGGGCCCAGCCTGGCGATCTTGGCACTGTGCCAGAAGAACCCTGAGACAACCTTACCAATAGCAGCCCGTTTTGCCAAGACCCTGCAGGCCAATTCCTCTCCCTTCAATGTAGGTGAGTTGGTCGCCACTTTCAAACTGCTCTGAGCTGGGAACATTGAGGGCACTGAATGGTGGGGCTAGAGGGCAAGTAggagggggaggagctggggatcaTGAAAATGTCTGTAGAGGGGAGTATTTAACAGATATTTGTTGGACATTTGAATTAAGGAATAAATGAAAGGCAGATGGTAAAACCTAGATAACACTTGAAATGTCTGACAGTTACAGAATCTCCGTTGGGAGCAATGAACATGTCACCTAGGTCAGGTTTGTTCCCAGGCAAATTATTAAATCTACATCTTCTAGACTCAGCTCTACCCTGAACCCTCTCTCTTATCACTAGTGATGCTTCCACATTCTATTCTTCTCAATGCTTTCTCCTTAGAAATCCAAATATGCTTGTCTATTAAACAGCTACTTTCTGAACCCTAAGCCCACCGTGCTCCCCTTCAAGGACACAGTGGAACTGTCTTGTCCCTTCATTCTGCAAACATGGCTGCTTGTGAATGAAAACCTTTCCTCTATAACACTATTTCCCTCTTGGGCCCACCCTTCTGCATCTAATGATCCCTTCTCTGTATAATACCCCTCATTCATGGTCATTTTACGCCTCTGCCGCTCTCTAAGCAAAGGCGTTAACTCCGGTTTTTACCCCCTTAAACATGCTTCATCTGCAACCTCTCTTGTTTTAGGGTCATTCAGACCAACAAGCCGGTAGATATTTACTCTAGTCTCCTCACTGTGGGTAAAGAACAGGCTGGCTTCTGATTACCATCTGGAGCATCTGGACATTTTTTACAACATTAGTTTCAACAATTCTGTCACCTTTAATGAGGTCATGCAACTTTATGGTAGAGATTGGGGTAGGGAGGGAAGatcaatgaaagaaaagataGCATCTGTCAAGTCTTTCATTCATTCTGGTCTTGTCAGACCAGAGCTGGCTAATTCAGTCCATACATGTTTTCCTGTGAAAATAATGGAAAAGCCCCTGTCCTGGGCCTTATGAGGGGTGCTAAGCTCCCACTACCCAGGAATTCATGGAGCCCAGTAACAACAAAACAGCAGAAAGTGCTAAGATTGCAAAACGAGTACTATTTCAGGAAAGAGACTGCACCTGTTGTGCTGAGATGACCAGAGAAGGCTTTAAGGAGACATGGTGATGGCTAGATCTTTGAGAACCAGTGGCATTCTTGAAAGATAAATATTGGGATAAGAGTAGTGGGAGTGAATAGACTACCAGTCTTATTAATTAAAAGCATGAGCTTCGGAGTCATACAAATCTGGGTTCAGGTCCCGGCGCAGCTACCTTCTAGCTGTGTGGGCTTGGgcagttatttaacctttctgggATTCCATTTCTCATTCCTTAAATTGATATAAGTACAGGCCCTATTTCACAGGTTGTTCCAAAGAGTAAAGGAGATAATGTACCTAGTATACAGTAAGCacacaataaatgttagttgttcatattgttgtggtggtggttgtcTTATCCCCCTATGATTCACAGACACTGGAGCAATGGTGACCTTGGCTCTGACCTGTATGTACAACAAGATCCCTGTAGGATCAGAGGAAGGTTACAGAACCCTGTTTGGTCAGGTACTAGAGAATACTGTGGAGAATATCAGCAAAAGGATCAAAAACAATGGAATCATTGGGAACATCTACAGTACTGGCCTTGCAATGCAGGTAAACATATTAATGATACTCTTCATTGGGTCCATGCCAATAAGACTGGATTGTAGGATCAAGAGACCAGGCTTCTTCTAAAGTCTCTGGGAAAGACCAGCTAGTGTGACCTGAGGTAGATTCCTTGTGgtgcctgtgcctcagtttctctactgGTAAAATGCTGGTAAGTGTTAATTCCTCCCTCAGTTACCCTCTTCCAGAGTAAGTGTGAAAACAAATCTACATGAACTCTTTTCCCTtccttgggaaaaaaaaacaaaaaaacaaacaaataaatccaagaaaattattattaataatgaacagTTTGTCCATAATAATTATAAACTAAGGAAAATTTGATGTATAAAAATAAGGATATTAAAATAGGTTCTCAAAAAAATATTGAACTTTCTAATTCCACCTTGCCTATCAAGTATTCTTTTTTCAGCCCTTTATCTTGAtcgaaaaaaaaagaaaagaaaaaggacgGGCTTGTattcaaaataattaattaaaataatctaaTGAATATCTAATGCTTTCAAGGCTCACATCAAATCTTTGTCAATCTCTATTTCAATCTTGATCTCATTTTCATTTCACAAAGAGCTCTAATAAATGGTGGAGCCATATGTGTCAGGAAACCAAGTCCATGCCATACTTCCCTCGTATAGATTCCTGGACTTGGATTCTATCACATGCTGCTTGATTAGGGTTGATTAAGGCAGCATCCTCCCATGGAAAGCAATGATAATGGGGAGAGATAAGCAACTAGACTCAGAAACTAAAGGGTCATCTATGGCCAAGTCCTCTATTCCAAACTAAAAAGTTTGTGCTTCAAAGTCTCAAAATGCCCAGTCTCTATGTCATGTCACGGTCAATGGAATTTGCTGTGGAACAAAATGTTGTTTGTTACCATGGCTGAAACATATGAGACCAATCCCCGGGCTCAGGTCTAGAAAGCTTTGTGGAGGGACAAAGGCAGtataaaaggaatagaaaatggGTTTTAGTTGTGACTCacataaaataaacttgcttcaCCAAACATAAGATAGAGAAGTGTTTGCTATGGCTAATTTGGTTTATGAATTCTGTTTGGGATTTTATCACCTTCAGGGTACAATCTGATAAGCTGTTCCTGAGACTTATTAAAGCTATTTCTATGAAAAGACAGGACTGCATCCATATGCAGATAACAGTTTATGTCAGTTCTTGTCAGTTAGGATAAAAAGCCTCCTCCTGCCTCACTTATGGCCCAATTTTGGAGTTGAATCAAAATATATAACCTTTTTCTAATCTAAAATGTTCTAGTATAGAAAACCAAAGGCCTTGGGAACTTTAACAACTTGGGTTTAAATCCCAAATCTGCCTCCCCTTTGGCAAATATAGAATTTATCTGAATTACATTTTTCCTCATAATAACAAGGTTGCAAaggtattaaaaaaaatcacaggcaCAGTGGGGTGTGCAATGATTGTTGGTGGTTTCTCCCAGCAGAAGAGTGGTGACACTGAGCTTCTGGTTCAGCCCTCACTCACCCTCTTCCAGGGTCCCAGTACCCTTCAATGGCCTGAGCCACCCACATCGCTTCCCAAAGGCACTCATGAGACATTTCCTCTGTTCCAGAATTTTTCCTCTTGCTTCCATCAATATGCTTATGCTTTCAAGGCTCCTTTAATAGAAACTTAACTTGAAAAGGATCTGACCTTCCTCATGCAGAGTTACTGATGAATTCTCACAGTTTAATGTGTTACTCCTCTCTAGAGTGTTGGTGTTGGTAGTTTATCCCAAGGGGCTCCATCTCATTTAGTGAGATTTGGGAGTTGAATATGGAAAGTGAACAAGATAAGGTTGGTGAGGAGTACCCATGGGATGCCTAAACCAAACTTCCGTATAAAGAGCCACGGTTCATGGTTGATGAGGATAACAGTGATGATTGTGCCTTTCCAAACTGTTTAGTTGCTCATACTAATGCCTCACAGAGCCATTTCTGACACCTCTCTACCTTCTCCCATTTCCCATCTCAAGCTTCAGGTAAATTGATCATCAGCAATTTCAGCCCATTAACAGGCTCTGGTGGCCATGGCCAGCACAATCCTAAAGAGAGGGAAATGGTAACTTACTATTTCACATAAACCGGGATGTTCCAGGGATGGATTAGGTGATTTCAGAATTCATCAGAATAAAGGACTCCAATCATGATATCAGGGACCACTCTTTTTTCATGTATCAGCCCTGGTTTTTGTCATTCTTTCCTGCTCCTTGGCTTCTTCCAAGTGGCCAAAGAAGATGGTAACTAACAACTCAATGCTTACTTAGATGGTACCAGCTAAATAACCCCAGTAAGGAGACAAAATGCTTCGCTCAATGTTTGTTTATAAGGAAGAACTTTGATTAGTGCATGTGTCCACCAATCACTGTCACCAAGAGGATGACATTCCATGATTATCCCAGCACAGTCCATGAGTCCACCACTGGCAAGGGTGATGGAGCCTCTGGGTGACAGTCCCAACATGATCAAAAGTGTGGGGGTGTACACTAAAGGGTGTGCAGGACAACACAAATCAAAAGAGGTCTACTATGTTTGTATGGTCACATTGTCCATGACTGAAGCTCCCCTAGAGCTTGCTTTGCCCAGCTCTCACCCTCATTCTCTGTCCAAGAACTGTTAGTAAATACAGCAGCCCTAATAGTGTTCCCCAAATCTAAGTATGTGGCTAGTATGTGACAGACACTGAGCTAAATGGTGAGgatgcagcagtgaacaagaaAGATGTTCCTATGCAGCTTCAGTTTGGACTCTGGGTGATCAAAGAGATTAACGATCAAGTGTATCCCTTATAAGACAAGCCtaatctctctatctatctctctatctctatctctgtctctatctctatctgtctctctatGTGTGTTCCAGGCTCTCTCCGTGACACCTATGCAACCTAAGAAGGAATGGAACTGCAAGGAGACTATGGATGTAGTGCTTAATGAGATTAAGCTGGGAAAATTTCACAACTCCATGTCCATTGCCCAAATCCTCCCTTCCCTGAAAGGGAAGACATACCTAGATGTGCCCCACACGTCTTGCAGCCCTGGTAAGAACTCTTAACATCCGTCTTTCCTCATATCATAAACTGGCAACTTATATTAGGAATGTTATGTGGTTTCAATTTTAAGTGGCATATAGGCTTTTTTATGTCCATTACTTTCATGTAGGCAGAACCACATCTGGCTTCCAATCCTCAAGAGTTGTGTGATAACACAGCCATATACCATCCTGCACTCAGAAATCAGTCCTCATGTCCACTTCATTCAACATTTAGTGATAGCCTACTGTGAGTAAAACATTTTGTGAAATAGAGAGGGAAGATCCATGGTCCTAACAAATAGCATACCActtcattcatttgacaaatgtACCAAATATGCACTACCTTATCATATCTTTTCTGTACAAAGCCAGCTGACAAATATGTAGACAAAAACTACAATATTTGGAGGAATGAAGTAATTATTAAATAGAAATAGAAGACATATATAGCGCAAAAGCAAAGAAAGTGTAACCAATCACTGACTTTATCTGGGAAGCTTAGGGGAAGAACAGAGTTGACATTTCAGGCAAGCCTTGAAGCTCTAAATATGAACCCTTGGTGCTCAAAGCTCACCAAATGGATGGGGTAGAACCCTTGCACACAacctttttatttgaaatatccaTATTTTGCCCAATTACCAATATAATACAGAGATACAATGCAGAAATACGCATTTAGAAACTGAGAGTCCtgcataaaaattatattactCCAGACATAACTAGTCTTTGGATCTAGATTCCTCCAACTCTTCTTTCTACTCaaatactaaaataaattattattcacGTTATGTTGTATGGGCTTCCTAAGATAAGCAGAGATTAATAAACTCCTTGTCTATCTCAGAGCAGAATCTACAATCAAGTAACCTAATCTGAATCATACCAGATATAGCCACATTCTCCTAACCTTAGGCTTCTTCCTAGTCATTTCCCAGCTTTAACCAGGTGACCATGGAGTTCCCTCTTAGGATTCCACAATAGCTGCCCAGGTACTTTGTTAAATAGTCTGAAATGTACTACCTTTGCTTCCATTCTTAagcataacaacaacaacaaacatacaacttaacaatGAGTGCCATGTAAAATACATGACTTAGGGCTCTTAATCCTCCCTTCAAGTTACAAAttcttttaacaaaataaatgtccATTGTACAACTATCTGTCAGTTCTTCAACTACAATCAGTTCTCTAGAATGGAAATGAGAGCTTCATTGTGAACATTCTACGAACTCATTGCCATTTCCTGAAATGTTCACTGGGACAGATTGCCTACAGCAGAGATTTTGCCCCATTAATACAAACTCTATTGTGATTTACAAATTTGGCCTCTTTGCTCTTCACAGATCCTGAAGTACATCCAACTCTACCCAACCATCCTAGTCCTGTGCCCACCATGGCATCCAACATCACTGTCAAATACACCATCAATAACCAGCTGAGGGGAGTGGAGCTACTCTTCAATTTCACCATAGATGTTAGTGTGAAAAGTGGGTCTGTGCTACTTGTGGTCCTAGAAGAGGCACAACGCAAAAATTCCACATTCAAGTGAGCACTACAAGTGGCATTTGCCATGCTCCCTGAGCCTAACCTGAattatcattttttctctctctttccttgatttacttacttttttttcccttctcataATACtaacagatttttatttaaatagctcCTTGAGAGCCTGCAATCTCTCATGAAAAATTAAATCATACAAATCACCATATGATAGAATTTTTAAACAAGGAATTCAAAGGAAAGAGAGTCCATTATGGATTAGAACAGTCAAGAAGCTCTTGGCTTTGGACCACATTCAAAGAATAGGTACCATCCAGGAAAATATGAGAGAGTAGCATTTAGAGAGAGGGAATGGTTAGAACAGAGAATTCAAGATTGGAATGGGAAAGGAATTCAAGGTCAATGAGTAAGCCAGCTTGACTAGAGCAGAGAATTTGAGATTTAATTGAATCTGGAAGGATAGATTGGGTGGTTTTGTAAAAAGCTTGAAATACCACGATAAGGAGGTTGGACTTCATATTGCAGAGAAGTACTGCAAGATTTTGAATATGAAAAGCCATGTTGTAAAATGTTAAATGCTGGGGCACGAGAGACTACAGTAATGAAGCTGTAAAGTGATGAAGGCTGCCTCTAAAATAAATGGACTCATAGCAAGGAAAAGTCACAGGGCTCTGAGTACAGGATGTGGCGGTCAAGAGAAAGAAGCTTCAGCACTATTGACAGGAGtatcaggaagagagagaaacataattccTCTGGATATCTTTAATTGTGGGTGttggaaagaaaaacatcaggAAGCTTTTGGAAATATAAAGGAAGTTCTAGAAAAAGAGGTCAGTACAGGCAAAAGAGATTGGGTAGAAGTGATCTAAGTTAAAAAACTGCACAGTCCTggctagtttggttcagtggatagagcataggcctgtggaccactgatttttcttttgctgACTATGAATGTGATAAAAATACACATAGTAGaaattttggggaagaaaaagcaTAAAGGAAACAAAACCTCTATAGTCCATCCACAATATAATCACTGTTgctgttttttataattttgtaggTGTTTTTTCTATGCATATTACAAATAGTTGTGATCCACTATATATGTGGGATGGGtaggtattttatataaaatttgtatCCCACATTTTCACTTACCATTATTACATAAGCTTTTTCCCATGTCACTGGAAATTGTTGAAAAATACAGTTTACATAACTGCAAATTACATAATGTTGGATATTCATTCCATCACTTACCTAATTACTAGTATTTGCCCACTGTTGcacatttacatatttaatttgcTTACCAATGGTTATCTTTTAAATCCTTTCATTTAATTCCAAGTGATTTCATATTTATTAGtcatttacattttctcttttaagcATGATTTTATCTGATCTCTAAAGCACTTAAATGCCTCTGTCC is a genomic window of Myotis daubentonii chromosome 9, mMyoDau2.1, whole genome shotgun sequence containing:
- the CBLIF gene encoding cobalamin binding intrinsic factor, producing the protein MAWFTFYLLNLLWATAGTSTQTRSSCSVPPAQQPLVNSMQVLMENSVTHSTYPNPSVLIAMNLAGPYNLEAQKLLTHQLMATDTADMTVGQLALTIMALTSSCRDPGNKVSTLQRQMETWAPSSPNAEASSFYGPSLAILALCQKNPETTLPIAARFAKTLQANSSPFNVDTGAMVTLALTCMYNKIPVGSEEGYRTLFGQVLENTVENISKRIKNNGIIGNIYSTGLAMQALSVTPMQPKKEWNCKETMDVVLNEIKLGKFHNSMSIAQILPSLKGKTYLDVPHTSCSPDPEVHPTLPNHPSPVPTMASNITVKYTINNQLRGVELLFNFTIDVSVKSGSVLLVVLEEAQRKNSTFKFETTMTSWGPVVSSINNIAENVNHKTYWQFLSGKTPLNEGVADYIPFNHEHITANFTQY